The following are from one region of the Halorussus rarus genome:
- a CDS encoding helix-turn-helix domain-containing protein: protein MTDGRVIAEIRLTHPELVLTRTIRAVPEMTTELEYQTIAGPESYYLFFKVSGGDFDAFDAAVAEDPTVGESVVTVEGDDFRIYRMLLASADHLVLPEAANLGMRILRARDSDPDGGWLATLEVPELAALQRFRDHCADRGVDFAVVRLYRADDDDGSEFGLTPVQRDTLVAAYEHGYFENPRDASVGDLGDLLGVSPSAVSGRLRRGIRNLVESTLLR, encoded by the coding sequence ATGACCGACGGCAGGGTCATCGCCGAGATTCGGCTCACTCACCCCGAGCTCGTGCTGACCCGGACCATCCGGGCGGTCCCGGAGATGACCACCGAACTGGAGTACCAGACGATCGCCGGCCCGGAGTCGTACTACCTGTTCTTCAAGGTGTCCGGCGGCGACTTCGACGCGTTCGACGCCGCCGTCGCCGAGGACCCGACGGTCGGCGAGAGCGTCGTGACCGTTGAGGGCGATGACTTCCGCATCTACCGGATGCTGCTGGCCTCCGCCGACCACCTGGTGTTGCCCGAGGCGGCCAACCTCGGCATGCGGATACTCCGCGCTAGAGACTCGGACCCCGACGGCGGCTGGCTCGCCACGCTGGAGGTCCCCGAACTGGCGGCGCTCCAGCGGTTCCGCGACCACTGCGCCGACCGGGGCGTCGACTTCGCGGTCGTCCGGCTCTACCGCGCCGACGACGACGACGGCTCGGAGTTCGGCCTGACGCCGGTCCAGCGCGACACGCTGGTCGCCGCCTACGAGCACGGCTACTTCGAGAATCCCCGAGACGCGTCGGTCGGCGACCTGGGCGACCTGCTCGGCGTCTCGCCGTCGGCCGTGAGCGGGCGGCTCCGACGCGGGATCCGAAATCTGGTCGAGTCGACGCTGCTGCGCTGA
- a CDS encoding DUF7550 family protein, whose protein sequence is MTEHDEDDRVDADDSENLEVDHDDYAEMDDHTDDIHGHEAEEMDRVTSPMQEFSSSQVGVGFAVLAIGLAIAFAVPLVLS, encoded by the coding sequence ATGACCGAGCACGACGAAGACGACCGCGTTGACGCCGACGACAGCGAGAACCTCGAGGTCGACCACGACGACTACGCCGAGATGGACGACCACACCGACGACATCCACGGCCACGAGGCCGAGGAGATGGACCGCGTGACCTCGCCGATGCAGGAGTTCAGCTCCTCGCAAGTCGGCGTCGGCTTCGCGGTCCTCGCGATCGGACTGGCGATCGCGTTCGCGGTCCCGCTCGTGCTGTCCTGA
- a CDS encoding EthD family reductase has product MTCKMVILASRADGTTHEECIEYMREEHAPLVNDLPNLRRYTSSVPTDPEKAGYDYVAQLWFDDPGAMNESFESEPGAEVQEDAASFLDMDATKMIPAVDETVHYEDE; this is encoded by the coding sequence ATGACCTGCAAGATGGTGATCCTGGCGTCCCGGGCCGACGGCACGACCCACGAGGAGTGCATCGAGTACATGCGCGAGGAGCACGCGCCGCTGGTGAACGACCTGCCGAATCTGCGGCGGTACACCTCCTCGGTCCCGACCGACCCGGAGAAGGCCGGCTACGACTACGTGGCGCAGCTTTGGTTCGACGACCCCGGCGCGATGAACGAGTCGTTCGAGTCCGAGCCGGGCGCCGAGGTCCAGGAGGACGCCGCGTCGTTCCTCGACATGGACGCGACGAAGATGATTCCGGCGGTGGACGAGACGGTCCACTACGAGGACGAGTAG
- a CDS encoding HalOD1 output domain-containing protein, which yields MTDPTAQSRPEPLYRTTHDFSDGRSLQLAIVEALAATENAPRTAVRPLYLSVETDSLESLFAHAEARDATLDVTFDVEDYRVEVDSDGRVAVYEADGEGVEFGEGEGCEAGENGIDVDESDGTGDRRAERPRA from the coding sequence ATGACCGACCCGACTGCGCAGTCTCGGCCCGAACCGCTTTACCGGACGACGCACGACTTCTCCGACGGACGCTCTCTTCAGCTCGCCATCGTCGAGGCGCTCGCTGCGACCGAGAACGCTCCGCGGACCGCGGTGCGCCCGCTGTACCTGTCGGTCGAAACCGACTCGCTCGAGAGCCTGTTCGCCCACGCGGAGGCCCGCGACGCGACCCTCGACGTGACCTTCGACGTGGAAGACTACCGGGTCGAGGTCGACAGCGACGGGCGGGTCGCGGTCTACGAGGCGGACGGCGAGGGCGTCGAATTCGGCGAGGGTGAGGGATGCGAAGCCGGCGAGAACGGTATCGACGTCGACGAGAGCGACGGAACCGG
- a CDS encoding glycoside hydrolase family 13 protein, which translates to MGEEVSTSADESSDAADASRVLGDGGRDPEDDGRNTDGVDWSAVDADREWWKESVVYQIYPRSFFDADGDGVGDLRGVEEKLDYLVALGVDVVWLNPVYDSPNADNGYDIRDYRAIMDEFGTMDDYDRLLEGFHDRDIRLIMDLVVNHTSDEHEWFRRSRESTDGDYRDFYIWREGRGDGPGGKGEPPNNWESAFGGSAWTYDERTEAYYLHLFDEKQPDLNWDNPEVRARVYDMMEWWLDRGIDGFRMDVIDLISKAEGLPDGDPDSGWTGAEHFMTGPRAHEFVAEMYEEVLEGRDVMTVGEMPGATVEEARQYLVPDGDGLDMIFHFEHVSLDHGESGDRWSVGDLDLAEFKQVVAKWQTGLYGEGWNSVYLGNHDWPRMVSRFGDDGLYRIESAKLLATLLFTLRGTPYVYQGDEIGMTNFPFERESQVRDVSARNFVERKREQGWEMDDILEVVSHRGRDNARTPMQWSDGEHAGFTEGEPWMPVNPNYDAVNVAEATAREDSIWHYYRELIEFRQSTPVAVYGDFELLLPDDPDVFAYLRTLADDRLLTVLNLSEGTPTFTLPESVSYDDADCVLHNYAVDAEAPRSFELRPWEARVYELE; encoded by the coding sequence ATGGGGGAGGAAGTCAGCACGTCAGCAGACGAGAGTAGCGATGCGGCGGACGCGAGCCGTGTCCTCGGAGACGGGGGTCGAGACCCCGAAGACGACGGCCGGAACACCGACGGGGTCGACTGGAGCGCCGTCGACGCCGACCGCGAGTGGTGGAAGGAGTCGGTCGTCTACCAGATCTACCCGCGGAGCTTCTTCGACGCCGACGGCGACGGCGTCGGCGACTTGCGGGGCGTCGAGGAGAAACTGGACTACCTCGTCGCTCTCGGCGTGGACGTGGTGTGGCTCAACCCGGTCTACGACTCGCCGAACGCGGACAACGGCTACGACATCCGGGACTACCGGGCCATCATGGACGAGTTCGGCACGATGGACGACTACGACCGGCTGCTGGAGGGTTTCCACGACCGGGACATCCGGCTCATCATGGACCTGGTGGTCAACCACACCTCCGACGAACACGAGTGGTTCCGGCGGTCGCGCGAGTCGACCGACGGCGACTACCGCGACTTCTACATCTGGCGCGAGGGCCGGGGCGACGGCCCAGGCGGCAAGGGGGAGCCGCCCAACAACTGGGAGTCGGCGTTCGGCGGATCGGCCTGGACCTACGACGAGCGGACGGAGGCGTACTACCTCCACCTCTTCGACGAGAAGCAGCCCGACCTCAACTGGGACAACCCCGAGGTCCGCGCCCGGGTCTACGACATGATGGAGTGGTGGCTCGACAGGGGCATCGACGGCTTCCGGATGGACGTCATCGACCTCATCTCGAAGGCCGAGGGGCTGCCCGACGGCGACCCCGACTCGGGGTGGACCGGCGCCGAGCACTTCATGACCGGACCCCGCGCCCACGAGTTCGTCGCCGAGATGTACGAGGAGGTGCTGGAAGGCAGGGACGTGATGACGGTCGGCGAGATGCCCGGCGCGACCGTCGAGGAGGCCCGGCAGTACCTCGTCCCGGACGGCGACGGGCTGGACATGATCTTCCACTTCGAGCACGTCAGCCTCGACCACGGCGAGAGCGGCGACCGGTGGAGCGTCGGCGACCTGGACCTCGCGGAGTTCAAGCAGGTCGTCGCGAAGTGGCAGACCGGCCTGTACGGCGAGGGCTGGAACAGCGTCTACCTCGGCAACCACGACTGGCCCCGGATGGTCTCGCGGTTCGGCGACGACGGCCTCTACCGCATCGAGTCGGCCAAGCTGCTGGCCACGCTACTCTTCACCCTCCGGGGGACGCCGTACGTCTACCAGGGCGACGAGATCGGCATGACGAACTTCCCGTTCGAGCGGGAGTCGCAGGTCCGGGACGTCAGCGCCCGGAACTTCGTCGAGCGGAAGCGCGAACAGGGGTGGGAGATGGACGACATCCTCGAGGTCGTGAGCCACCGCGGCCGGGACAACGCCCGGACGCCGATGCAGTGGTCCGACGGCGAGCACGCGGGCTTCACCGAGGGCGAGCCCTGGATGCCGGTCAACCCGAACTACGACGCAGTGAACGTCGCCGAAGCGACGGCGCGGGAGGACTCGATCTGGCACTACTACCGGGAACTCATCGAGTTCCGGCAGTCGACGCCGGTCGCCGTCTACGGCGACTTCGAGCTCCTCCTGCCCGACGACCCGGACGTCTTCGCCTACCTCCGGACGCTCGCCGACGACCGCCTGCTGACGGTCCTGAATCTCTCGGAGGGGACGCCGACGTTCACGCTACCGGAGAGCGTCTCGTACGACGACGCCGACTGCGTCCTCCACAACTATGCGGTCGACGCCGAGGCGCCCCGGTCGTTCGAACTGCGACCCTGGGAGGCCCGAGTGTACGAACTGGAGTGA
- the purL gene encoding phosphoribosylformylglycinamidine synthase subunit PurL, which produces MSLSESDRELVVAELGREPTPAEAALFENLWSEHCAYRSSRPLLSAFDSEGERVVVGPGDDAAVVEVADGTHITMGIESHNHPSFVDPYDGAATGVGGIVRDTLSMGAYPIALADSLYFGDFDREHSRYLLEGVVEGISDYGNSIGVPTVAGSAAFHPDYEGNPLVNVACVGLLDEERLVTADAKEPGDKLVLVGNATGRDGLGGASFASEDLSEDAETEDRPAVQVGDPYTEKLLVEASEALLDRDLVEAARDLGAAGLGGASSEMVAKGGLGADIRLEDVHQREPNMNALEILLAESQERMCYEVRAENVDAVRQVAEKYDLGCSVIGEVTEGNYVCTFEGETVVDVDAEFLGDGAPMNDLAAEEPSQPGRDLPDVDLPDAFESVVGHPNTASKRWIYRQYDHEVQVRTATGPGDDAAVLALREANTGLAISSGAEPNWTTAAPYDGARAVALENATNLAAKGATPLAAVDCLNGGNPEKPDVYGGFEGIVDGLADMCRELGAPVVGGNVSLYNDSPSGPIPPTPTLAMTGTKEGYDAPPAALAGEGTLLVVGHDGGNRLGGSEFLAQAGGTDRFPALPENPREVVEALAGVADEEATLAVHDVSHGGLAVALAEVITEEAGADVTVESGEALFAETPGRAVVETTDPDAVRATFDGVAPVSELGTADESGALDLTAGGESMRYDAAEIATLRDVLARELD; this is translated from the coding sequence ATGAGTCTCTCCGAGTCAGACCGCGAACTCGTCGTCGCCGAACTCGGTCGCGAGCCGACCCCGGCGGAGGCGGCGCTGTTCGAGAACCTCTGGAGCGAACACTGCGCGTACCGGTCGTCGCGACCGCTGCTCTCGGCCTTCGATTCGGAGGGCGAGCGGGTCGTCGTGGGACCCGGCGACGACGCCGCGGTCGTGGAAGTCGCCGACGGCACGCATATCACGATGGGAATCGAGAGCCACAACCACCCGTCGTTCGTCGACCCCTACGACGGCGCGGCCACCGGCGTCGGCGGCATCGTTCGCGACACCCTCTCGATGGGCGCCTACCCCATCGCGCTCGCGGACTCGCTGTACTTCGGCGACTTCGACCGCGAGCACTCGCGGTACCTGCTGGAGGGCGTCGTGGAGGGCATCTCTGACTACGGCAACTCCATCGGCGTGCCGACGGTCGCGGGGAGTGCGGCGTTCCACCCCGACTACGAGGGCAACCCGCTGGTCAACGTGGCCTGCGTCGGCCTGCTGGACGAGGAGCGCCTGGTGACCGCGGACGCGAAGGAGCCGGGCGACAAGCTGGTGCTGGTCGGGAACGCGACCGGCCGCGACGGGCTGGGCGGCGCGAGCTTCGCCAGCGAGGACCTCTCGGAGGACGCCGAGACCGAGGACCGACCCGCGGTGCAGGTCGGCGACCCCTACACCGAGAAGCTGCTCGTCGAGGCCAGCGAGGCGCTGCTCGACCGCGATTTGGTCGAGGCCGCGCGGGACCTCGGCGCGGCCGGCCTCGGCGGCGCGTCCAGCGAGATGGTCGCGAAGGGCGGTCTCGGGGCCGACATCCGGCTGGAGGACGTCCACCAGCGCGAGCCGAACATGAACGCCCTGGAGATCCTGCTCGCCGAGTCCCAGGAGCGGATGTGCTACGAGGTCCGGGCCGAGAACGTCGACGCCGTCCGGCAGGTGGCCGAGAAGTACGATCTGGGCTGCTCGGTCATCGGCGAGGTCACGGAGGGCAACTACGTCTGCACCTTCGAGGGCGAGACCGTCGTCGACGTCGACGCCGAGTTCCTCGGCGACGGCGCGCCGATGAACGACCTGGCCGCCGAGGAACCGTCTCAGCCGGGACGGGACCTGCCGGACGTCGACCTCCCCGACGCCTTCGAGTCGGTCGTCGGGCACCCGAACACCGCGAGCAAGCGCTGGATTTACCGGCAGTACGACCACGAGGTCCAGGTACGGACCGCCACGGGGCCGGGCGACGACGCCGCGGTGCTGGCGCTCCGCGAAGCGAACACCGGCCTCGCCATCTCCTCGGGCGCGGAACCCAACTGGACGACGGCCGCCCCGTACGACGGCGCCCGGGCGGTCGCGCTGGAGAACGCGACCAATCTCGCCGCGAAGGGCGCGACGCCGCTGGCGGCGGTCGACTGCCTGAACGGCGGCAACCCCGAGAAGCCGGACGTGTACGGGGGCTTCGAAGGCATCGTCGACGGGCTGGCCGACATGTGCCGAGAACTCGGCGCGCCGGTAGTCGGCGGCAACGTCTCGCTGTACAACGACTCCCCCTCGGGGCCGATTCCGCCGACGCCCACGCTGGCGATGACCGGGACCAAGGAGGGGTACGACGCACCGCCCGCCGCGCTCGCGGGCGAGGGAACCCTGCTCGTCGTCGGCCACGACGGCGGGAATCGACTCGGCGGCTCGGAGTTTCTGGCGCAGGCCGGCGGGACCGACCGCTTCCCCGCGCTGCCCGAGAACCCCCGCGAGGTCGTGGAGGCGCTCGCCGGCGTCGCGGACGAGGAGGCGACCCTCGCGGTCCACGACGTGAGCCACGGCGGTCTCGCGGTCGCGCTCGCCGAGGTAATCACCGAGGAGGCTGGGGCCGACGTGACGGTCGAGAGCGGCGAGGCGCTGTTCGCCGAGACGCCCGGCCGTGCGGTCGTCGAGACGACCGACCCCGACGCGGTCCGGGCGACCTTCGACGGCGTCGCGCCGGTGTCGGAACTCGGTACTGCGGACGAGTCGGGCGCGCTCGACCTGACCGCGGGTGGGGAGTCGATGCGCTACGACGCCGCGGAGATCGCGACGCTGCGGGACGTGCTGGCGCGCGAGCTCGACTGA